The following is a genomic window from Homalodisca vitripennis isolate AUS2020 unplaced genomic scaffold, UT_GWSS_2.1 ScUCBcl_8008;HRSCAF=15932, whole genome shotgun sequence.
TGTTGTACTGGATGGAGCTGATACTAGGAAGCAAGCAGACATTAAGACTGAAGATGGAAAGAAAGAAAGGCACCTACTTTACTATGATGGTGAAAGTGTGTCAGGAAAGGTAAGAACTTGGATTTTTTTTAGAAAGTGTTGAACTATTCTAGTTGTATACCCAAGTAGAAACAAAGTTGTAATCAATTTTGGAGGGTTGTGCACTTGAAATTAATACTGCGTTGTTCTCACAAGATATAAATAACTTGTATAGTTTTACTCGGTTgatttatttcttacttaatgTAGGTATTTGCACAAGATATTGACCCTAAAGCTGGAAACAATAATACTGAAGAGAAGGAAACTTTTTACAAGTCATTCAATGAaaagaatttactaaaaatataaatatagttgtaCAATTAATTCAAACAGTAAGGTAGAGGAGGGTGCCTTTCAAAACTCTGGGAAaccttttttgatttttataaattgttattgataGTAACAACCAAGAAAATGTTCATCTTTATACTCTTccatatcaaaaaatataaacaaatagtataaaaactgtaaaaattgtgaataataatattttctttacactCGCATCTTGTTCTGATGTCCTCCATTAAGAGGTAGACAAGGGTGAATTAGacaacatttaatatttcaaatccacaaaaacaattttaaccttATACCTTAAAGATTGGCTACCAAGTCACATTACAAATTGTGTTGGAGAAATTTTAGTTTCaactgcaattttttttaattttgcatatggTTCTTTCacctgtttttatatttaactcgTTATTAATTAAAGTAGGTACATTTCCAGTTATATTTATGGGGCTATTAAAGaggtatttatttccaattataatCATGTTTGGACCACTCCGATGAATCCCAGATCCTTCTTTCAAAAACTCCATCTCCAAAAAAAGCTCTCCATTCGATCTCTAGACTTTCTCAGGCTTGGCACAGTCACTATCAAAATAATGTGCAGATTTCAGCTTTaagatacaattaatttttacaaataataacagttttcttttccttttggTTGTATTTTTGcagttttcataaattataaatactcttTTTGATATTCTAATGTACCCCTCAAGTTATAATTgcttaaatgtgtttttttctcaGTTATTTAGGTAGATTATTTAATAAGGATAGTAACTGAAAGACAGGGTGACAACATAACAGAGAGCAAAAGGTAGAAAGTGTTAGGGCTTGGACAGCCAGTCCCCACACACTAAAGTGCGCTCACAATTGATTTAAGTATTGTTactgtgtgttttgttttatcaTGTACGTATTGtgcatgtattttaaattttatttgatgacGTCATGaagattcaatatttttttggTGATGGTCACATTGTAATTGAATCCGGTCTACATAGTCATTGACAGAATGATaagaaaaaaccatttttattttttaaatcagttcaGAAGGCTCATTCTTCTCTGTATGGTttatctgtttagtttttgtaatcttgaaattttgctaactattttaaagtatttccatccagatttttaagaaagaattGTTGCTTGTAATGTTTGAATTATTTCATCTCTACAAGTATTATTAATCTATTCGCataaaaatacacacaataataattttctaatttaaaaataaatatttcctgttCCAAATTTACTATTTCTTTACTATAAATTCAACTTGACATAGCTTTGTGCGTGTTTTTTAAAATGAGGATACAAGTATattctaacaaaataataataaaactgtgtgATTGAATGTTCAGTAAATAGTTTCTGTTTTTCCAGGTGAACATCTCTCTGAAAAAGCCTGGTAGTAAATTGGAGCATCAGGGTATAAAAATTGAGTTCATTGGTCAGATTGAACTATACTATGACAGAGGAAACCATCATGAGTTTACAATCATTGGTGAAGGAACTTGCTCGGCCGGGAGAACTCTTCCAGAATACAACCTACAACTTCGAGTTCTTAAATGTGGAGAAACTATTTGAATCATATACTGGATCAAATGTTCGGTTGAGGTAAAATGTTCTTTCACTTCTGAACATATTTTCTATCGCATAATGTTGTCTTTTAAATCCATATTATCAAAAACATGGTAATTATTTGTGTGAAGAATAACAAGTTTGAAATATTCTTGTTCACTTTTCCTatgcttagaagaaattgtaatcaatgatttaaataaataaaacatgaggTAGTCCAtcagaaaaaatgtaaatattgtaaaaacacacatatctcaatatatatatatatatattgaagagtgcaaattatatttctgtctaaaagtatttatttttgaagataactttTGTCAGCTTGATCATCTCATTCTTGATTTTTTTCCACTTTTCAGAGCAGAGTATAGTAATCTATGGGCTGACATTACAATATTGTGTTGGATAAATAATAGGATAACCttttatgataataatgaaaGTTTGAATGTCTTGAAAAGCAACATTTTTCTAAACAGCGTAACGGTTGTGTGATTCTCAATTTGCAGAAGTTTTTATGCTGACTAACTAGATTGTGAACACTAGCTTTGATTTGGAAATAACGGATGATTTTCCAAAATCTCCTATTACACACACTGCTGTacattatttgtacatatttaatctgaaataatATGCTGCAGTACCTCAAACAGTGAATTAACTTGTATTCCATATATacaagggctattcagaaagttgATTACGTTTTGTGCTGTGGCCGCTAGGGGCGGGAATAGCGCGGCCATCTTGGTGTTAGGACTTCCCACcgctcagtggctatccagccgtgctagcggGAAGTTCGTGTTGTAACGCATCTAGTCAAAGTGCCTGTTTGAAATG
Proteins encoded in this region:
- the LOC124374342 gene encoding LOW QUALITY PROTEIN: vacuolar protein sorting-associated protein 26B-like (The sequence of the model RefSeq protein was modified relative to this genomic sequence to represent the inferred CDS: deleted 2 bases in 2 codons), with translation SFFGFGQSAEITVVLDGADTRKQADIKTEDGKKERHLLYYDGESVSGKVNISLKKPGSKLEHQGIKIEFIGQIELYYDRGNHHEFTSLVKELARPGELFQNTTYNFEFLNVEKLFESYTGSNVRLRYLLRVTIVRRLSDIIKEVDLAVHTLSSYPDMNNSIKMEVGIEDCLHIEFEYNKCKYHLKDVIVGKIYFLLVRIKIKHMEIAIIKRETTGSGKHSILF